One Brassica oleracea var. oleracea cultivar TO1000 chromosome C7, BOL, whole genome shotgun sequence genomic window carries:
- the LOC106305739 gene encoding probable WRKY transcription factor 19 isoform X4, producing the protein MNSRLGNEDLRSYFELYIIIKNHSINQVGFNTRLVGGNDWTMNSGSDLFLASLLLLIERDTIQCSNKSFLIETLSLSTFSEMEILFEKYLTTADLSWLNIFLFGANEEVVEYFGLATVFARGAEMILRVQDEEGKPWEFGFLDVNIQFYQLTNGWSNYVKEKQLGVGDIVFLQRIFTDSSRLFIGFSRREAALDGTSSDKLKEVNSPLPLRSHVHSVTEFDPVLVFSCAANQESGERYFISYISTELCLRGFTPLIYDLTRGTLTGCLELPHRSRVGIIIFSNNYASSRQCQDNFVAIMDHSKANSLVLLPVFFKVKVTDIRGQSGSFGRAFSQLENSIQASQVPTFTFIDKHQYMKGGEVILAKNIVSNVCLLLSSENNMKLRGRLQMNSVLSLLYCSQSSAPHIVGLWGMAGIGKTTIAREIFRTQADRYDVCYFLPDFHIACQMRGLSHLRDEFFSKIYGEEKVTVDACDTKLSFLRDRFLSKKVLVVLDGVSSARDAEFLVGGFGWFSGGHTLILTSRNRQVLIQCTAKEIYEIQKLSEHESLHVCSQFAAVQNWKERTSLVSELVNYASGIPLALRALGSSLQNNCIVGEKQHLKTLRQHPLVEIQDAFKRSFDVLDGNEKHIFLDLACFFRGENKDYVVSILDACGFFTDLGIYGLIDESLISLVGNRIEMPNIFQDTGRFVVCQENNETGKRSRLLDPTDIVDVLTNNSGTEAIEGIFLDASGLTFELSTTAFEKMYRLRLLKLYCPTSENHCKVSLPQGLYSLPDELRLLHWERYPLGSLPRNFNPKNIVELNMPYSNMTRLWKGTKNLERLKRIILSHSRQLTKFPRLSKAKNLELIDLEGCTSLVKVNSSILHHQKLTFLSLKDCSRLRSMPATVHLEALKVLNLSGCSELEDLQDFSPNLSELYLAGTAITEIPSSIGGLTRLVTLDLENCNRLQHLPPEISNLKAVVSLSAKRPASSKESRDLASFVDVAPPYRRYRLKRCIEAVILSLRKRKREKIFSIATNLSEVMRASVSTWGFFGLPERPGEPECAYYMKTGGCKFGSDCKFHHPRHRETHIPGKSCVCLVLLHWKLQLGCYLYV; encoded by the exons ATGAATTCGAGGTTAGGAAATGAGGATTTGAGATCTTATTTTGAATTATATATTATTATCAAAAACCATTCAATAAATCAAGTGGGGTTTAACACGAGGTTGGTGGGTGGAAATGATTGGACTATGAACAGTGGATCTGATCTCTTTCTTGCGTCTCTCCTTCTCTTGATCGAAAGAGATACGATTCAGTGTTCTAACAAGTCCTTCTTGATCGAAACTCTCTCTCTCTCTACCTTCAGTGAGATGGAGATTCTCTTCGAGAAATATTTGACAACCGCCGATCTCAGTTGGCTTAACATATTTCTCTTTGGCGCCAACGAGGAGGTCGTTGAGTACTTTGGCTTAGCCACCGTCTTCGCTAGAGGCGCTGAAATGATCCTTCGAGTACAGGATGAGGAAGGCAAGCCATGGGAGTTCGGATTCTTAGACGTCAACATCCAATTCTACCAATTAACCAACGGTTGGAGTAACTACGTTAAGGAGAAGCAGCTTGGTGTCGGAGACATTGTTTTCTTGCAGCGAATTTTCACAGACAGCAGCAGGCTCTTCATTGGCTTTAGTAGGCGCGAAGCTGCTCTCGACGGCACATCCTCTGATAAACTCAAGGAAGTTAACTCTCCTCTCCCGCTAAGAAGTCATGTGCATAGCGTTACAGAGTTTGACCCCGTTTTAGTGTTTTCCTGTGCTGCAAACCAGGAGTCCGGGGAGAGATACTTCATCAGCTACATCTCCACAGAGTTGTGTCTCCGTGGCTTCACCCCTTTGATATATGATCTAACAAGGGGCACATTGACTGGGTGTCTGGAGCTGCCACACAGATCACGGGTTGGTATTATTATTTTCTCCAACAACTATGCTTCTTCTAGACAGTGCCAGGATAATTTTGTGGCAATAATGGACCATTCGAAAGCAAACAGCCTTGTGCTTCTTCCAGTGTTTTTTAAAGTGAAGGTTACAGACATTAGAGGCCAAAGTGGCTCGTTTGGAAGAGCATTCTCACAGCTTGAGAATTCAATTCAGGCATCCCAAGTTCCCACCTTCACCTTCATCGATAAACATCAGTATATGAAAGG GGGAGAGGTTATACTTGCCAAAAATATTGTTAGCAATGTCTGTTTGCTGCTCAGTTCTGAAAATAACATGAAACTAAGAGGAAGGCTTCAAATGAATAGTGTATTGTCTTTACTATATTGTTCTCAATCCTCAGCCCCACATATTGTTGGACTTTGGGGTATGGCTGGCATAGGGAAAACAACCATCGCTAGAGAAATTTTCAGAACACAAGCTGATAGATATGACGTCTGCTACTTTCTGCCAGACTTCCATATAGCGTGTCAAATGAGAGGACTGAGTCATCTGCGTGATGAATTCTTCTCAAAAATCTATGGGGAAGAAAAGGTTACTGTAGACGCATGTGATACAAAACTAAGTTTCCTAAGGGATAGGTTCCTTAGTAAAAAGGTTCTCGTTGTTCTTGATGGCGTGAGTAGTGCTAGAGATGCAGAATTTTTGGTTGGAGGGTTTGGCTGGTTTTCTGGCGGACATACACTCATCTTAACATCTAGAAATAGGCAAGTTCTTATACAGTGTACCGCTAAAGAGATTTACGAAATCCAGAAACTATCCGAGCATGAATCTCTTCACGTATGCTCACAGTTTGCCGCTGTACAAAATTGGAAGGAAAGAACGTCGTTGGTCTCTGAGCTGGTGAACTACGCTAGTGGGATACCACTGGCTCTGCGTGCCTTAGGTTCGTCCTTACAAAATAACTGCATTGTCGGTGAGAAGCAACATCTGAAAACATTGCGTCAACATCCTCTAGTTGAGATTCAGGATGCATTTAAGAGAAGTTTTGATGTACTAGATGGCAACGAGAAGCACATATTTTTGGACCTTGCATGTTTTTTCCGAGGGGAGAATAAAGATTATGTAGTGAGCATCCTTGATGCTTGCGGTTTTTTTACAGATTTAGGAATCTATGGTCTCATCGATGAGTCTCTCATCAGCCTTGTAGGTAACAGAATAGAAATGCCCAACATTTTTCAAGACACGGGTCGATTTGTTGTTTGTCAAGAAAATAATGAGACAGGGAAGCGTAGCAGATTGTTGGATCCTACTGACATTGTTGATGTGCTGACCAACAACTCC GGAACAGAAGCAATTGAAGGCATATTTCTCGATGCATCTGGCTTAACATTTGAGCTGAGTACTACTGCTTTTGAGAAGATGTACAGACTTAGATTGCTCAAGCTCTACTGTCCAACTTCTGAAAACCATTGCAAGGTAAGTCTACCTCAAGGCCTTTACTCTTTGCCTGATGAGCTACGTCTACTCCACTGGGAACGATATCCTCTAGGATCCTTACCTCGGAACTTCAATCCTAAAAATATCGTAGAACTGAACATGCCCTATAGCAACATGACAAGACTATGGAAGGGAACAAAG AATCTTGAGAGGTTGAAGAGGATCATTCTGAGTCACTCCCGACAGTTGACTAAATTCCCAAGGCTTTCAAAGGCCAAAAACCTTGAGCTTATTGATCTTGAAGGATGTACGAGTCTGGTTAAGGTTAACTCATCTATTCTTCATCATCAAAAGCTTACTTTCTTGAGTCTGAAAGACTGTTCACGTTTGCGAAGTATGCCTGCCACGGTTCATTTAGAAGCTCTTAAAGTTCTTAATCTATCTGGCTGCTCAGAGCTCGAGGATCTTCAGGATTTCTCACCAAACCTTAGTGAGCTATATCTCGCTGGGACTGCCATTACAGAAATACCATCTTCAATAGGTGGTCTCACTAGACTTGTTACACTAGATCTGGAGAATTGTAATAGACTTCAGCATCTGCCACCAGAGATAAGTAACCTGAAAGCTGTGGTCAGTCTTAGCGCAAAACGTCCTGCATCTTCCAAGGAATCAAGGGATCTTGCTAGCTTTGTGGATGTGGCACCACCATATAGAAGATATCGGTTGAAGAGATGTATTGAAGCTGTTATTCTGAGCTTAAGAAAAAGGAAGCGAGAAAAGATTTTCTCTATAGCCACAAACCTTTCTGAG GTTATGCGTGCCTCGGTCTCTACCTGGGGATTCTTTGGTTTACCAGAAAGACCCGGCGAACCTGAATGCGCATATTACATGAAGACAGGAGGCTGCAAATTCGGTAGTGACTGTAAATTTCACCATCCGAGACACAGAGAAACTCATATCCCAG GGAAATCCTGTGTGTGCCTCGTATTATTACACTGGAAACTGCAGCTCGGGTGCTACTTGTATGTTTGA
- the LOC106305739 gene encoding probable WRKY transcription factor 19 isoform X1 gives MNSRLGNEDLRSYFELYIIIKNHSINQVGFNTRLVGGNDWTMNSGSDLFLASLLLLIERDTIQCSNKSFLIETLSLSTFSEMEILFEKYLTTADLSWLNIFLFGANEEVVEYFGLATVFARGAEMILRVQDEEGKPWEFGFLDVNIQFYQLTNGWSNYVKEKQLGVGDIVFLQRIFTDSSRLFIGFSRREAALDGTSSDKLKEVNSPLPLRSHVHSVTEFDPVLVFSCAANQESGERYFISYISTELCLRGFTPLIYDLTRGTLTGCLELPHRSRVGIIIFSNNYASSRQCQDNFVAIMDHSKANSLVLLPVFFKVKVTDIRGQSGSFGRAFSQLENSIQASQVPTFTFIDKHQYMKGGEVILAKNIVSNVCLLLSSENNMKLRGRLQMNSVLSLLYCSQSSAPHIVGLWGMAGIGKTTIAREIFRTQADRYDVCYFLPDFHIACQMRGLSHLRDEFFSKIYGEEKVTVDACDTKLSFLRDRFLSKKVLVVLDGVSSARDAEFLVGGFGWFSGGHTLILTSRNRQVLIQCTAKEIYEIQKLSEHESLHVCSQFAAVQNWKERTSLVSELVNYASGIPLALRALGSSLQNNCIVGEKQHLKTLRQHPLVEIQDAFKRSFDVLDGNEKHIFLDLACFFRGENKDYVVSILDACGFFTDLGIYGLIDESLISLVGNRIEMPNIFQDTGRFVVCQENNETGKRSRLLDPTDIVDVLTNNSGTEAIEGIFLDASGLTFELSTTAFEKMYRLRLLKLYCPTSENHCKVSLPQGLYSLPDELRLLHWERYPLGSLPRNFNPKNIVELNMPYSNMTRLWKGTKNLERLKRIILSHSRQLTKFPRLSKAKNLELIDLEGCTSLVKVNSSILHHQKLTFLSLKDCSRLRSMPATVHLEALKVLNLSGCSELEDLQDFSPNLSELYLAGTAITEIPSSIGGLTRLVTLDLENCNRLQHLPPEISNLKAVVSLSAKRPASSKESRDLASFVDVAPPYRRYRLKRCIEAVILSLRKRKREKIFSIATNLSEVMRASVSTWGFFGLPERPGEPECAYYMKTGGCKFGSDCKFHHPRHRETHIPGLSSFSHPLRPGNPVCASYYYTGNCSSGATCMFDHPSSIPTHRDTSFVASLTPNLNPRGFSSSIGDSSSELVEAATKKRRIHHNTSPMVSETPLLNLRGFVSSIGDASSKLVEAPTSKVRIAARKKQRIHKNTTSMASETPHLNPPELSSSPGALSSEHVKQNKD, from the exons ATGAATTCGAGGTTAGGAAATGAGGATTTGAGATCTTATTTTGAATTATATATTATTATCAAAAACCATTCAATAAATCAAGTGGGGTTTAACACGAGGTTGGTGGGTGGAAATGATTGGACTATGAACAGTGGATCTGATCTCTTTCTTGCGTCTCTCCTTCTCTTGATCGAAAGAGATACGATTCAGTGTTCTAACAAGTCCTTCTTGATCGAAACTCTCTCTCTCTCTACCTTCAGTGAGATGGAGATTCTCTTCGAGAAATATTTGACAACCGCCGATCTCAGTTGGCTTAACATATTTCTCTTTGGCGCCAACGAGGAGGTCGTTGAGTACTTTGGCTTAGCCACCGTCTTCGCTAGAGGCGCTGAAATGATCCTTCGAGTACAGGATGAGGAAGGCAAGCCATGGGAGTTCGGATTCTTAGACGTCAACATCCAATTCTACCAATTAACCAACGGTTGGAGTAACTACGTTAAGGAGAAGCAGCTTGGTGTCGGAGACATTGTTTTCTTGCAGCGAATTTTCACAGACAGCAGCAGGCTCTTCATTGGCTTTAGTAGGCGCGAAGCTGCTCTCGACGGCACATCCTCTGATAAACTCAAGGAAGTTAACTCTCCTCTCCCGCTAAGAAGTCATGTGCATAGCGTTACAGAGTTTGACCCCGTTTTAGTGTTTTCCTGTGCTGCAAACCAGGAGTCCGGGGAGAGATACTTCATCAGCTACATCTCCACAGAGTTGTGTCTCCGTGGCTTCACCCCTTTGATATATGATCTAACAAGGGGCACATTGACTGGGTGTCTGGAGCTGCCACACAGATCACGGGTTGGTATTATTATTTTCTCCAACAACTATGCTTCTTCTAGACAGTGCCAGGATAATTTTGTGGCAATAATGGACCATTCGAAAGCAAACAGCCTTGTGCTTCTTCCAGTGTTTTTTAAAGTGAAGGTTACAGACATTAGAGGCCAAAGTGGCTCGTTTGGAAGAGCATTCTCACAGCTTGAGAATTCAATTCAGGCATCCCAAGTTCCCACCTTCACCTTCATCGATAAACATCAGTATATGAAAGG GGGAGAGGTTATACTTGCCAAAAATATTGTTAGCAATGTCTGTTTGCTGCTCAGTTCTGAAAATAACATGAAACTAAGAGGAAGGCTTCAAATGAATAGTGTATTGTCTTTACTATATTGTTCTCAATCCTCAGCCCCACATATTGTTGGACTTTGGGGTATGGCTGGCATAGGGAAAACAACCATCGCTAGAGAAATTTTCAGAACACAAGCTGATAGATATGACGTCTGCTACTTTCTGCCAGACTTCCATATAGCGTGTCAAATGAGAGGACTGAGTCATCTGCGTGATGAATTCTTCTCAAAAATCTATGGGGAAGAAAAGGTTACTGTAGACGCATGTGATACAAAACTAAGTTTCCTAAGGGATAGGTTCCTTAGTAAAAAGGTTCTCGTTGTTCTTGATGGCGTGAGTAGTGCTAGAGATGCAGAATTTTTGGTTGGAGGGTTTGGCTGGTTTTCTGGCGGACATACACTCATCTTAACATCTAGAAATAGGCAAGTTCTTATACAGTGTACCGCTAAAGAGATTTACGAAATCCAGAAACTATCCGAGCATGAATCTCTTCACGTATGCTCACAGTTTGCCGCTGTACAAAATTGGAAGGAAAGAACGTCGTTGGTCTCTGAGCTGGTGAACTACGCTAGTGGGATACCACTGGCTCTGCGTGCCTTAGGTTCGTCCTTACAAAATAACTGCATTGTCGGTGAGAAGCAACATCTGAAAACATTGCGTCAACATCCTCTAGTTGAGATTCAGGATGCATTTAAGAGAAGTTTTGATGTACTAGATGGCAACGAGAAGCACATATTTTTGGACCTTGCATGTTTTTTCCGAGGGGAGAATAAAGATTATGTAGTGAGCATCCTTGATGCTTGCGGTTTTTTTACAGATTTAGGAATCTATGGTCTCATCGATGAGTCTCTCATCAGCCTTGTAGGTAACAGAATAGAAATGCCCAACATTTTTCAAGACACGGGTCGATTTGTTGTTTGTCAAGAAAATAATGAGACAGGGAAGCGTAGCAGATTGTTGGATCCTACTGACATTGTTGATGTGCTGACCAACAACTCC GGAACAGAAGCAATTGAAGGCATATTTCTCGATGCATCTGGCTTAACATTTGAGCTGAGTACTACTGCTTTTGAGAAGATGTACAGACTTAGATTGCTCAAGCTCTACTGTCCAACTTCTGAAAACCATTGCAAGGTAAGTCTACCTCAAGGCCTTTACTCTTTGCCTGATGAGCTACGTCTACTCCACTGGGAACGATATCCTCTAGGATCCTTACCTCGGAACTTCAATCCTAAAAATATCGTAGAACTGAACATGCCCTATAGCAACATGACAAGACTATGGAAGGGAACAAAG AATCTTGAGAGGTTGAAGAGGATCATTCTGAGTCACTCCCGACAGTTGACTAAATTCCCAAGGCTTTCAAAGGCCAAAAACCTTGAGCTTATTGATCTTGAAGGATGTACGAGTCTGGTTAAGGTTAACTCATCTATTCTTCATCATCAAAAGCTTACTTTCTTGAGTCTGAAAGACTGTTCACGTTTGCGAAGTATGCCTGCCACGGTTCATTTAGAAGCTCTTAAAGTTCTTAATCTATCTGGCTGCTCAGAGCTCGAGGATCTTCAGGATTTCTCACCAAACCTTAGTGAGCTATATCTCGCTGGGACTGCCATTACAGAAATACCATCTTCAATAGGTGGTCTCACTAGACTTGTTACACTAGATCTGGAGAATTGTAATAGACTTCAGCATCTGCCACCAGAGATAAGTAACCTGAAAGCTGTGGTCAGTCTTAGCGCAAAACGTCCTGCATCTTCCAAGGAATCAAGGGATCTTGCTAGCTTTGTGGATGTGGCACCACCATATAGAAGATATCGGTTGAAGAGATGTATTGAAGCTGTTATTCTGAGCTTAAGAAAAAGGAAGCGAGAAAAGATTTTCTCTATAGCCACAAACCTTTCTGAG GTTATGCGTGCCTCGGTCTCTACCTGGGGATTCTTTGGTTTACCAGAAAGACCCGGCGAACCTGAATGCGCATATTACATGAAGACAGGAGGCTGCAAATTCGGTAGTGACTGTAAATTTCACCATCCGAGACACAGAGAAACTCATATCCCAGGTTTAAGCTCCTTTAGCCACCCATTACGACCA GGAAATCCTGTGTGTGCCTCGTATTATTACACTGGAAACTGCAGCTCGGGTGCTACTTGTATGTTTGATCACCCATCGTCGATACCGACTCACAGGGACACATCTTTCGTGGCTTCCTTGACACCAAACTTGAATCCGCGAGGATTTTCATCTTCAATTGGAGATTCATCAAGTGAGCTTGTGGAAGCAGCAACTAAGAAACGGAGAATACACCATAACACATCTCCCATGGTTTCTGAGACACCGCTCTTGAATCTGCGAGGATTTGTTTCTTCAATTGGAGATGCATCAAGTAAGCTTGTGGAAGCACCAACTTCGAAAGTAAGAATAGCAGCACGTAAGAAACAACGAATACACAAGAACACAACTTCCATGGCTTCTGAGACGCCACATTTGAATCCCCCAGAACTTTCTTCTTCTCCTGGAGCTTTATCAAGTGAACATGTGAAGCAGAACAAGGATTAA
- the LOC106305739 gene encoding probable WRKY transcription factor 19 isoform X2, with product MNSSGSDLFLASLLLLIERDTIQCSNKSFLIETLSLSTFSEMEILFEKYLTTADLSWLNIFLFGANEEVVEYFGLATVFARGAEMILRVQDEEGKPWEFGFLDVNIQFYQLTNGWSNYVKEKQLGVGDIVFLQRIFTDSSRLFIGFSRREAALDGTSSDKLKEVNSPLPLRSHVHSVTEFDPVLVFSCAANQESGERYFISYISTELCLRGFTPLIYDLTRGTLTGCLELPHRSRVGIIIFSNNYASSRQCQDNFVAIMDHSKANSLVLLPVFFKVKVTDIRGQSGSFGRAFSQLENSIQASQVPTFTFIDKHQYMKGGEVILAKNIVSNVCLLLSSENNMKLRGRLQMNSVLSLLYCSQSSAPHIVGLWGMAGIGKTTIAREIFRTQADRYDVCYFLPDFHIACQMRGLSHLRDEFFSKIYGEEKVTVDACDTKLSFLRDRFLSKKVLVVLDGVSSARDAEFLVGGFGWFSGGHTLILTSRNRQVLIQCTAKEIYEIQKLSEHESLHVCSQFAAVQNWKERTSLVSELVNYASGIPLALRALGSSLQNNCIVGEKQHLKTLRQHPLVEIQDAFKRSFDVLDGNEKHIFLDLACFFRGENKDYVVSILDACGFFTDLGIYGLIDESLISLVGNRIEMPNIFQDTGRFVVCQENNETGKRSRLLDPTDIVDVLTNNSGTEAIEGIFLDASGLTFELSTTAFEKMYRLRLLKLYCPTSENHCKVSLPQGLYSLPDELRLLHWERYPLGSLPRNFNPKNIVELNMPYSNMTRLWKGTKNLERLKRIILSHSRQLTKFPRLSKAKNLELIDLEGCTSLVKVNSSILHHQKLTFLSLKDCSRLRSMPATVHLEALKVLNLSGCSELEDLQDFSPNLSELYLAGTAITEIPSSIGGLTRLVTLDLENCNRLQHLPPEISNLKAVVSLSAKRPASSKESRDLASFVDVAPPYRRYRLKRCIEAVILSLRKRKREKIFSIATNLSEVMRASVSTWGFFGLPERPGEPECAYYMKTGGCKFGSDCKFHHPRHRETHIPGLSSFSHPLRPGNPVCASYYYTGNCSSGATCMFDHPSSIPTHRDTSFVASLTPNLNPRGFSSSIGDSSSELVEAATKKRRIHHNTSPMVSETPLLNLRGFVSSIGDASSKLVEAPTSKVRIAARKKQRIHKNTTSMASETPHLNPPELSSSPGALSSEHVKQNKD from the exons ATGAATTCGAG TGGATCTGATCTCTTTCTTGCGTCTCTCCTTCTCTTGATCGAAAGAGATACGATTCAGTGTTCTAACAAGTCCTTCTTGATCGAAACTCTCTCTCTCTCTACCTTCAGTGAGATGGAGATTCTCTTCGAGAAATATTTGACAACCGCCGATCTCAGTTGGCTTAACATATTTCTCTTTGGCGCCAACGAGGAGGTCGTTGAGTACTTTGGCTTAGCCACCGTCTTCGCTAGAGGCGCTGAAATGATCCTTCGAGTACAGGATGAGGAAGGCAAGCCATGGGAGTTCGGATTCTTAGACGTCAACATCCAATTCTACCAATTAACCAACGGTTGGAGTAACTACGTTAAGGAGAAGCAGCTTGGTGTCGGAGACATTGTTTTCTTGCAGCGAATTTTCACAGACAGCAGCAGGCTCTTCATTGGCTTTAGTAGGCGCGAAGCTGCTCTCGACGGCACATCCTCTGATAAACTCAAGGAAGTTAACTCTCCTCTCCCGCTAAGAAGTCATGTGCATAGCGTTACAGAGTTTGACCCCGTTTTAGTGTTTTCCTGTGCTGCAAACCAGGAGTCCGGGGAGAGATACTTCATCAGCTACATCTCCACAGAGTTGTGTCTCCGTGGCTTCACCCCTTTGATATATGATCTAACAAGGGGCACATTGACTGGGTGTCTGGAGCTGCCACACAGATCACGGGTTGGTATTATTATTTTCTCCAACAACTATGCTTCTTCTAGACAGTGCCAGGATAATTTTGTGGCAATAATGGACCATTCGAAAGCAAACAGCCTTGTGCTTCTTCCAGTGTTTTTTAAAGTGAAGGTTACAGACATTAGAGGCCAAAGTGGCTCGTTTGGAAGAGCATTCTCACAGCTTGAGAATTCAATTCAGGCATCCCAAGTTCCCACCTTCACCTTCATCGATAAACATCAGTATATGAAAGG GGGAGAGGTTATACTTGCCAAAAATATTGTTAGCAATGTCTGTTTGCTGCTCAGTTCTGAAAATAACATGAAACTAAGAGGAAGGCTTCAAATGAATAGTGTATTGTCTTTACTATATTGTTCTCAATCCTCAGCCCCACATATTGTTGGACTTTGGGGTATGGCTGGCATAGGGAAAACAACCATCGCTAGAGAAATTTTCAGAACACAAGCTGATAGATATGACGTCTGCTACTTTCTGCCAGACTTCCATATAGCGTGTCAAATGAGAGGACTGAGTCATCTGCGTGATGAATTCTTCTCAAAAATCTATGGGGAAGAAAAGGTTACTGTAGACGCATGTGATACAAAACTAAGTTTCCTAAGGGATAGGTTCCTTAGTAAAAAGGTTCTCGTTGTTCTTGATGGCGTGAGTAGTGCTAGAGATGCAGAATTTTTGGTTGGAGGGTTTGGCTGGTTTTCTGGCGGACATACACTCATCTTAACATCTAGAAATAGGCAAGTTCTTATACAGTGTACCGCTAAAGAGATTTACGAAATCCAGAAACTATCCGAGCATGAATCTCTTCACGTATGCTCACAGTTTGCCGCTGTACAAAATTGGAAGGAAAGAACGTCGTTGGTCTCTGAGCTGGTGAACTACGCTAGTGGGATACCACTGGCTCTGCGTGCCTTAGGTTCGTCCTTACAAAATAACTGCATTGTCGGTGAGAAGCAACATCTGAAAACATTGCGTCAACATCCTCTAGTTGAGATTCAGGATGCATTTAAGAGAAGTTTTGATGTACTAGATGGCAACGAGAAGCACATATTTTTGGACCTTGCATGTTTTTTCCGAGGGGAGAATAAAGATTATGTAGTGAGCATCCTTGATGCTTGCGGTTTTTTTACAGATTTAGGAATCTATGGTCTCATCGATGAGTCTCTCATCAGCCTTGTAGGTAACAGAATAGAAATGCCCAACATTTTTCAAGACACGGGTCGATTTGTTGTTTGTCAAGAAAATAATGAGACAGGGAAGCGTAGCAGATTGTTGGATCCTACTGACATTGTTGATGTGCTGACCAACAACTCC GGAACAGAAGCAATTGAAGGCATATTTCTCGATGCATCTGGCTTAACATTTGAGCTGAGTACTACTGCTTTTGAGAAGATGTACAGACTTAGATTGCTCAAGCTCTACTGTCCAACTTCTGAAAACCATTGCAAGGTAAGTCTACCTCAAGGCCTTTACTCTTTGCCTGATGAGCTACGTCTACTCCACTGGGAACGATATCCTCTAGGATCCTTACCTCGGAACTTCAATCCTAAAAATATCGTAGAACTGAACATGCCCTATAGCAACATGACAAGACTATGGAAGGGAACAAAG AATCTTGAGAGGTTGAAGAGGATCATTCTGAGTCACTCCCGACAGTTGACTAAATTCCCAAGGCTTTCAAAGGCCAAAAACCTTGAGCTTATTGATCTTGAAGGATGTACGAGTCTGGTTAAGGTTAACTCATCTATTCTTCATCATCAAAAGCTTACTTTCTTGAGTCTGAAAGACTGTTCACGTTTGCGAAGTATGCCTGCCACGGTTCATTTAGAAGCTCTTAAAGTTCTTAATCTATCTGGCTGCTCAGAGCTCGAGGATCTTCAGGATTTCTCACCAAACCTTAGTGAGCTATATCTCGCTGGGACTGCCATTACAGAAATACCATCTTCAATAGGTGGTCTCACTAGACTTGTTACACTAGATCTGGAGAATTGTAATAGACTTCAGCATCTGCCACCAGAGATAAGTAACCTGAAAGCTGTGGTCAGTCTTAGCGCAAAACGTCCTGCATCTTCCAAGGAATCAAGGGATCTTGCTAGCTTTGTGGATGTGGCACCACCATATAGAAGATATCGGTTGAAGAGATGTATTGAAGCTGTTATTCTGAGCTTAAGAAAAAGGAAGCGAGAAAAGATTTTCTCTATAGCCACAAACCTTTCTGAG GTTATGCGTGCCTCGGTCTCTACCTGGGGATTCTTTGGTTTACCAGAAAGACCCGGCGAACCTGAATGCGCATATTACATGAAGACAGGAGGCTGCAAATTCGGTAGTGACTGTAAATTTCACCATCCGAGACACAGAGAAACTCATATCCCAGGTTTAAGCTCCTTTAGCCACCCATTACGACCA GGAAATCCTGTGTGTGCCTCGTATTATTACACTGGAAACTGCAGCTCGGGTGCTACTTGTATGTTTGATCACCCATCGTCGATACCGACTCACAGGGACACATCTTTCGTGGCTTCCTTGACACCAAACTTGAATCCGCGAGGATTTTCATCTTCAATTGGAGATTCATCAAGTGAGCTTGTGGAAGCAGCAACTAAGAAACGGAGAATACACCATAACACATCTCCCATGGTTTCTGAGACACCGCTCTTGAATCTGCGAGGATTTGTTTCTTCAATTGGAGATGCATCAAGTAAGCTTGTGGAAGCACCAACTTCGAAAGTAAGAATAGCAGCACGTAAGAAACAACGAATACACAAGAACACAACTTCCATGGCTTCTGAGACGCCACATTTGAATCCCCCAGAACTTTCTTCTTCTCCTGGAGCTTTATCAAGTGAACATGTGAAGCAGAACAAGGATTAA